In Arthrobacter sp. SLBN-83, one DNA window encodes the following:
- a CDS encoding nucleoside deaminase, whose protein sequence is MSTTVTAEQFLARSIRLATANVLNSGGPFGAMIVMADGQAFDGVNRVTADNDPTAHAEVTAIRTACRELGTFDLSGATLYTSCEPCPMCLASALWARVSRVVYAADRHDAASVGFDDAVFYEYFENQDRDSLMPVSKLELGDPQAPAPLEPFNTWNTLESRIDY, encoded by the coding sequence AACAGTTTTTGGCCCGCTCCATCCGGCTGGCAACGGCCAATGTCCTCAACAGCGGAGGCCCGTTCGGCGCCATGATCGTCATGGCGGACGGGCAGGCATTCGACGGCGTCAACCGCGTCACCGCGGATAACGATCCCACCGCCCACGCGGAAGTCACCGCCATCCGCACCGCATGCCGCGAACTGGGCACCTTCGACCTCAGCGGCGCCACCCTCTACACCAGCTGCGAGCCCTGCCCCATGTGCCTGGCCTCCGCGCTCTGGGCACGGGTAAGCCGCGTTGTCTACGCCGCAGACCGGCACGACGCCGCCTCCGTCGGCTTCGACGACGCGGTGTTCTACGAGTACTTCGAAAACCAGGACAGGGATTCCCTGATGCCGGTCTCCAAGCTGGAACTGGGCGATCCCCAGGCCCCGGCCCCGCTGGAGCCGTTCAACACCTGGAACACGCTCGAATCCAGGATCGACTACTAG